The following proteins come from a genomic window of Coregonus clupeaformis isolate EN_2021a chromosome 2, ASM2061545v1, whole genome shotgun sequence:
- the LOC121585948 gene encoding zinc finger and BTB domain-containing protein 5, translating into MDFPGHFEHIFQQLNHQRVSGQLCDCVIVVGGQQFRAHRSVLAACSTHFRALLNAVEGDGGGASVMELDLEVVTPEAFAALLDMIYTSTLTLGASNVMDVLLAASHLHLNTVVKACKHHLTSRSFPTSPPRGWRSPVQQQRFSHAVDQQHLRQSPSQAEAMAGVNSRQQRSVLLQQLGLSLVTSALEGSLDVGETVLNASQAGGRDGGVGAGGSMEQLAAFSGRRHHKRKSSSPQVFQEERLNSKQSGCRLSEGNHREGCPRVSRSNGGEELPSPDSLKTDECLCLEREDAEKQEEKYEGTLQEEVQLPSQSDSSMGGTREDGGEDHTEGSLVDGGIVFKVKVGEEEEDQKMDVVVKSEQVNSSYPDTPGVSSDPPFPSEDTGDHQDEPANDEKDILSPKGNDPSSSNPQSTSNPQRATHPLQDNTDGGDWLSDNEGLDSNQDLGLSCILNPRSQLEALGEDSLLNTTISEAQAESNEAVRSLQNSEATNTSSSSASSSSLMFPVTSVPFQQLLSSEGHSFSDGFILQPTQNQDVLGGFLRGVRPDVGTLGSLSLSTSHSRSFRAEMTGVGGSLGPPSYRRIAPKVNPNSEGQIDGPQDASSSSGPAGGDTAPRPALTRASEDVLSKCKKALTEHNVLVVEGARKYACRICCKTFLNLTDCKKHIRVHTGEKPYACLKCGKRFSQSSHLYKHSKTTCLRWKISHLPATLL; encoded by the coding sequence ATGGACTTCCCGGGTCACTTTGAGCACATCTTCCAGCAGCTGAACCACCAGCGTGTCAGTGGTCAGCTCTGTGACTGTGTGATTGTGGTGGGGGGCCAACAGTTCAGGGCCCACCGCTCTGTCCTGGCAGCCTGCAGTACACACTTCAGGGCCCTTCTGAATGCAGTGGAGGGGGATGGCGGAGGAGCCAGTGTGATGGAGCTGGACCTAGAGGTGGTGACTCCTGAGGCTTTCGCCGCCCTGCTGGACATGATCTACACCTCCACTCTCACTCTGGGGGCCTCCAACGTAATGGACGTGCTCCTGGCTGCCTCCCACCTGCACCTCAACACTGTGGTCAAGGCCTGCAAGCACCACCTCACCTCCCGCAGCTTCCCCACATCGCCCCCGCGTGGTTGGAGGTCGCCAGTGCAGCAGCAGCGGTTCAGCCATGCAGTGGACCAGCAGCACCTGAGGCAGTCTCCATCCCAGGCAGAAGCCATGGCTGGGGTCAACTCCAGGCAGCAGAGATCTGTCCTGCTCCAGCAGCTGGGGCTCAGCCTGGTCACATCGGCCCTGGAAGGTAGCCTCGACGTTGGCGAGACTGTGTTGAATGCTAGCCAGGCTGGAGGCAGGGACGGAGGGGTTGGAGCGGGTGGAAGCATGGAGCAACTGGCAGCTTTCTCTGGTCGGCGTCACCACAAACGCAAGAGCTCTTCTCCCCAAGTGTTTCAGGAGGAGAGGCTGAACAGCAAGCAGAGTGGGTGCAGGCTGTCTGAGGGGAATCACAGGGAGGGCTGCCCAAGGGTGTCCAGGAGTAATGGGGGGGAGGAGCTTCCCTCCCCTGACTCCCTAAAGACAGACGAGTGCCTCTGCCTGGAGAGGGAAGATGCAGAGAAGCAGGAGGAGAAGTATGAAGGGACTTTACAAGAAGAGGTACAGCTGCCTAGCCAATCAGATAGTAGCATGGGAGGGACacgggaggatgggggagaggatCACACAGAGGGTTCTCTGGTGGATGGAGGGATTGTGTTTAAAGTGAAAgtgggagaagaagaggaggatcaGAAGATGGATGTAGTTGTGAAGAGTGAGCAGGTGAACTCCTCCTATCCAGACACACCAGGTGTGTCCAGTGATCCTCCATTCCCATCCGAGGACACTGGTGATCATCAGGATGAGCCAGCAAATGATGAGAAAGACATACTCAGCCCGAAGGGAAATGACCCAAGCTCATCCAACCCCCAATCTACCTCCAATCCACAGAGAGCGACACACCCACTCCAAGACAACACGGATGGAGGAGATTGGTTGTCTGATAATGAGGGCCTAGACAGCAACCAAGACCTGGGCCTTTCCTGCATTCTCAACCCCAGGAGTCAGCTTGAGGCGTTAGGAGAGGACAGTCTCCTTAACACCACCATCAGTGAAGCTCAGGCAGAAAGCAATGAGGCTGTTAGGTCACTTCAAAACTCAGAGGCAACaaacacctcctcttcctctgcttcctcttcctcccttatGTTCCCAGTAACCTCTGTCCCCTTCCAGCAGCTCCTCAGCAGTGAGGGGCACAGTTTCAGTGATGGATTCATCCTCCAGCCCACCCAGAATCAGGACGTTCTGGGGGGCTTCTTGAGGGGCGTCAGGCCAGATGTAGGCACCTTGGGCAGCCTCAGTCTGAGCACGTCCCACTCCCGATCATTCAGGGCTGAGATGACCGGAGTTGGGGGTAGCTTAGGGCCGCCATCTTACCGTCGCATCGCCCCAAAAGTGAACCCCAACTCTGAGGGCCAGATAGACGGACCCCAGGATGCTTCCTCCTCCTCCGGTCCAGCAGGGGGGGATACTGCTCCTCGTCCTGCCCTCACCAGAGCATCAGAGGATGTCCTTTCAAAGTGTAAGAAGGCCCTGACGGAGCACAATGTCCTGGTAGTGGAGGGGGCGAGGAAATACGCCTGCCGGATCTGCTGTAAGACCTTCCTGAACCTGACTGACTGTAAGAAACACATCAGggtccacacaggagagaagccctacGCCTGCCTCAAGTGTGGCAAACGCTTCAGTCAGTCGTCCCATTTGTACAAACATTCTAAGACCACCTGTCTACGCTGGAAGATCAGCCACCTGCCTGCCACGCTGCTCTGA
- the LOC121536647 gene encoding mitochondrial import receptor subunit TOM5 homolog yields the protein MFKLEGLGPKMDPEEMKMKMRQDVISSVRNFLIYIAILRATPYILKKLDSI from the exons ATGTTTAAACTCGAGGGGTTAGGGCCGAAAATGGACCCAGAGGAAATGAAGATGAAGATGCGACAGGACGTCATCTCGTCCGTGCGCAATTTCCTAATCTATATTGCCATTCTCAGAGCCA CTCCATATATCTTGAAGAAGTTGGATAGCATTTGA